Within the Hippoglossus stenolepis isolate QCI-W04-F060 chromosome 2, HSTE1.2, whole genome shotgun sequence genome, the region GATGCTGTGGAACAGATTCCACGGATCCGATCCGCGTGACGGTTTCACCGGGTCTACGTGCGTCCCGTTCCGCTCCGTGCgcgagaagaggagagagaaggatggagctCGAGCGCCCTCCTACATGTTGGGTCAAATCTGAAATCTCACGAGCGCTCAGTCTGCCGCCGCGGACCAGCTCGCGCCAGCTCCAgagcgcgtgcacacacacacacacacacacacacacacacgcacacacacacacacacgcacgcacacacacgcacacacacgcacgcacgcacgcacgcacacacgcacttgaacgtgcacgctcacacacgcacgctcactGTCACACAAGATGACATCACATAAACACGAGCTGCTCGCGCACTCCAGTTGTTGTAATCCCGGTGCGCGTGTCGTGCGCGCGTGCTGGAGAGGTCGTTTGACATGGTCATAATCATGTCGCGTGCAGGGGGCGAGGTGCACTCACAGCACGGGACAGTGGAGGACACATGGGACTGCGGATCTGAAATAATCGTACAAGTATTCAAGTACGTCTCTTAACAATATTTGcgtagtgaaaggtgtatacAAGTAcatattgtgtatttgtattttattcatttattcatttgcctcttttattctcttctctgCTTCGTTCTGACTTGTCTGCTGCTCTAACAAGTTTGAGGTTCAATATTCTTATCTTGTCTTGTAATGGTTTAACTCACTTCTATTAAACTAAACTGTATCTATTCATATGTGCACTAAACTGGaagataatataaaatacattgtttattctcctgcttgtattgttttatttcaatctttttttaaaccttgggttttttcatatatatgtttatatatgtaagaatattaaattgttattttaaatctatatctctttatctctctcactTTAAACTGACCGTGTGTCTACGTGTTGATACCTTTACTTCAACATCTTTAAGGTTAATAAGACAGAGATAATTTGAGGacagggactgtgtgtgtgtgtgtgtgtgtgtgtgtgtgtgtgtgtccctggtGCTGGGCTAATTTAAGCTAAAGGGGCCACTACCACTCAGATTTagaacaggaagtagaacaaATGACAGATGACCAATTTCGATGTGACAAAAAGTGTTAATGTGCAAGTTTAAACTTTGCAAGCTGGGTGAACCCAGGGCCCAAATGAATGGTGAACCCAAATTATGTCCCCCTTCTTAGTTTGGTTGGAGtttaaatgaattataaatgaatTGGCGGATATGCCCTGAATCCACTCAAACAGTTGAAACAAGAGTAATGTACCGATGATATATTTCAAAACAGTATAAGCAAATGAGTTGATTTTATACATTTGGAATTCAAGTCATGTTTTACTCATCATAATCACAATAACAGATATTCGGGCCAGTGGTTTCTCCTTCAGTTGtacaaaagtgaagcaaaaatatCTCGGACATGGATGTCTTTTGCTTTTTATGTCCTTTGCAGCCAGATCGTGATCGTGGTTTGGAGTCGCGGCATCACGacacacatgctcgaccaatcaggagtcagtctctgTTATTTCACCCTGTtattataacatcaaataactcacTAAACTAGAATGATCACACAAATGAACACTACCTaaaatgatacaaaccatctcagaaaaaaacactatttGATGTGCATTTAGACTATTTACATTGCTCTGAATGTGTCATGGAGGCATTCGCTACAAGTGTTTCCCATATACGTACACGATGAAAAGGTTATTTCTGACAGAATgatcttttaaaagaaataatcaacTGTGCCACGTAAACTCTTGTGTCATTTTGATAATGTGTGCAAAGAACCCTTGAACAAGTTGCAGATGCAACAAACTGCCTTTCTGATATTTATAATTACAAAAAAggttaaataacacaaatatatacatcATCTACACCTTAGAGGGTCGTGGGGGCTGAGGCCAATTCCCCCTTAAAAAGTCGACGGCTTCAATATAGATACAAACAACCATTCGCTTTGtcagttaaaggttcagtgtgtagtatttagtgacatctagtggtgaagttgcatgttgcagctgaatacccctcacctcaccctccccttccaggtagccttcagttgtcaatAAAAACTCAGTCCAGTCCGggcaactgtaaaaaaaaagcatggcGGGCACCGTTGAGAGGACCCGCTCTCGATGTTaatataaagcatttaaatatatagggcccattctagagtaaagataacaacaattcgtacaattaaaatgaaacgcactcgtgaaaacatcaccaggattattttacattcaatttctgccactagatccctttcacctccCTCGCATGTtggcacacagagaaaatacaagACGGCCAAACTGTCGTTCAAACCTCTActtttcttgctgtgaggtgaggGTGCAAACCACTGTGCCCCATTGCCGGgccaacacacaaatacagaatgtttattttttaacgtacaaaacccaaacaacaaTCTTGATGCAGCAACAGGCCCTGGGTCCACACGTGCGTCTATGTACAGTGCGGGTACGCGTGAAGATAGTTTCTAACTTGACGGCTCAGTCCAGGTAAGCTGCCTATATTCTCCGCTCCGTACGTACGAACAAACGCCCTCCTGCACGTCTGCCTCAGGCTCTCTGGACGCTGCCGCCGATAGGGCACCGTCAGCTTGCAGGATGAGCTGGTGTAGTAGGTGAGCAGAGCGAACAGGGACGGATACTTCTTCTGGCTGCCTTGCAGACTGAAGAGGAGGTCGTTCAGCTGGACGCGGACGCTCGTCGGGCCGTCCTCGCTTTGGTAACTCAGGGTGAAGAAGACGTCCGGCTGGCCGCTGTCTCTGAAAGAAGACGCCACCACACTGTCACTCTGTACACATCCACTGTAGTTTATTCTAGTTGTGCAATACCAGTTATCACAGCCGGTCAGAACttaaaaagaagacaaataaataaataaacctaggaatacacaacaattacttAAAATAGCTGATTAAGTGCACGTTAAAGTGATGTTTTACTCGTGGGACTTTCCCGTGCGACACATTACCAAACTGCTGACATTTTAGCGATAGCTTTGCGGTTAAGAGGTGattccaggaaaagaaaattgttgcTCTAACTCAACTACAACTAATATACTTTGCAGACGTGGTATCGATTTGTGTCAATGCTGATGCTTGACCTTGTATTTTCAACAGTATCAGAGGGATTTGTGATGCTGGTATCAGTGTGGGAACATCTCTTggtattatattataatgtattaattatataatatttactatcaatacaatatattcatataatatattataatgttgTGTAAATAATGCACTGCCTCTTAAATCAAGTCCGTGTCTTTCTGTTATGATGCAGTAACTGTCTGGTTCACACTACTAATACTGATAAGTTATAATTGTATTTAGGATGagcaaactctctctctctctctctctctctctctctctctctctctctctctctctctctctctctctctctctctctctctctcccgttgACCGTCCATTTGTTTGGAATTAGGgcaaaagtttgtttttttgcagataGAACTGGACTTTGTCTGTCCTCTCCAACACAGGGTGGAATTGGAGTGAGTGTCTTACTGGCCACTGTGAACCGGAGGAACCATTAGATTTATGTAAAATCAGCCTAACTGTTCAAATAACAGTACCTGCTaagttataaatattttatatcgTAAATTGAGGTCTATTtcactttactttaaaacattttacattattctatttattttcgATTAATTTAAACTATTTAACCGAACAAGTCTATGTTAGTTGGGCAGCATCTTTTGCACAGTTTATCTTGGCAACACAGAAAGATAAAACAACTGTATAACTCTgacagaggagtgtgtgagtggtgaGTTACCTGATAAGGAAGGTGCCCAGTAATGAGTGTGTCAGTATTTCGTGCGCCTCCTCCATGGTCATCGGCCCCCAGTAGTAGCCACTTTGTCTGAGCTGCAGGTACGTGCTTTTCACCAGTTTGTACTCTGCAT harbors:
- the LOC118101128 gene encoding suppressor of cytokine signaling 1-like codes for the protein MVQPMVKKRILLCRMVRDKPDKPVEQSPKDKCAAETQSQHPEEPVGPEQNPEHVGPACQELKERQLESVHWNNGDEDPEPWLQLVTGGGADCLPTHLRPFSSHAEYKLVKSTYLQLRQSGYYWGPMTMEEAHEILTHSLLGTFLIRDSGQPDVFFTLSYQSEDGPTSVRVQLNDLLFSLQGSQKKYPSLFALLTYYTSSSCKLTVPYRRQRPESLRQTCRRAFVRTYGAENIGSLPGLSRQVRNYLHAYPHCT